In Streptomyces pluripotens, the genomic window TGGCGTTGCGGAGCAGGGATCGGCGGGCGAAAAACGCCTTGGACCAAGTCAGGCGCCTGGCTTGTGCGCTGTCCTCTCGCCCTGAGAGCTGACGCAGACTGCGACGGATGATCCGGTACAAGATCAGGGGTAGTGGGAAGTCGAGCCAGACCAATATGTCGGCCCGGTGCCATACGACGTCGGCGAGCTTGGAGAAGTTGCCTTCGACGATCCATCCGTCGGTACGGGTGATCTCTCCTGCCTGCCGCCGGAACTCCTCCAGCGGCAGCGGCCCGTTTGGGGTGAACAGCAGGTCGTCAAGGTCGGTGTGGGGTTGGTCCAGCTCTGCGGAGAGCCACCGGGCCAGGGTGGACTTTCCCGTAGCCGGCGCTCCGAACAGGGCGATCTTCGGCATGTGTGTCTTTCCCCCCCACAGGTAGTCGACATGCGAAACTTTACAGCATTCGAAACCGCCCTTGGGGCGGCCGGCGCATCACACCAGTAGCCGTCGCGGGCGGTCAGAAGAAGACCCCGCACCGCAGCAGCACATTCGCGTACGGCTGTGCCTCGCCCGTCCGCACGACGAGCCGGGCGCCTGCCGATAGCTCCTTCAGCCTCTCGTGGGGGACGAGGGCCAGGTCGGGAAAGCATCCGGTGAGCAGTGCCGAAGCCGCTGGGTTGGCGTCCCGTATCTCCGTCGCTGCCGTCGCGCCCTCGATGACCAGCTCGGACAGGAGCCCGTCCAGAACTTCGGCGAAGGACGGCACTCCGGCCCGGAAGGCGAGGTCCACGACCCGAGGGCCGTCGGGTATCGGCATGCCCGCGTCGCAGACCAGCACCTCGTCACTGTGCCCCAGCTCGGCCAAGGCCCCCGAGAGATGGCGGTTGAGGATCCCTGCCTTCTTCACAGTGCGGCCACTTCTTGCGCCGTCGGGAACGACTCCTGGGCACCCCGTTTCGTCACCGCCGCTGCCCCGACGCGCGCTGCGTACGCTGCTGCCTCCGCCAGGGTCGCGTCGGCGCTCAGTTTCCAGGCCAGTGCGGCCGTGAAGGAGTCGCCGGCACCCGTCGTGTCCACGGCCTTGACCTTCACCGACGGGATCCGTTGGACACCTGCCGAGGATGCTGCCAGCGCGCCCCGCGAACCCAGCGTCACGACCACCGACTTCGGCCCCATGGCCAGCAGCGCCCGGGCCCAGTCCTCCGGTTCCACGCTGGCGTACGTGTCGCCGAGGATCACCTTCGCTTCGTGCTCGTTGACGATCAACGGATCGCAGGCCACGAGGATTTCGGCGAGAAGCGGGCGAGGCGGAGAGGGGTTGAAGACGAAGCGGCTGCCGGGCGCCAGGTTGCGGATGACCTCCACAACCGCCTCCAGCGGGATCTCCAGCTGTGCCGACACCACCCGGGCGACACGGAAGAGGCCGGCCGCCGCCCGGATGTCCTTTGGCATCAGTCGGCGGTTCGCGCCCGGTGACACCACGATGCTGTTGTCGCCGGACGAATCCACGGTAATCAGCGCGACGCCGGTCGGCTCCCCGCCCACCAGCACGCCCGCCGTGTCGACGCCAGCCGCCCGCTGCGAGTCGAGCAGCAGCTGGCCGTACGCGTCGTCGCCGACCCGGGCCAACAAGGCCGTACGGGCCCCGAGTCGTGCGGCCGCCACGGCCTGGTTCGCGCCCTTGCCGCCGGGGTGGACGGCCAGGTCGGAGCCGAGGACCGTCTCACCGACCCCGGGCCTGCGCTCGATGCCGATCACCAGGTCGGCGTTGGCCGAACCCACGACCAGCAGGTCGTAGTCGTACATGAACTGTCCCCTGTACAGGTGAGTTGGAGCCGCACGACGGCCGGTCGCACCGTGTGCGGGTCATGCCGGGGTGGCCGGACGGTGTCCCGCCCGGCCACCATGCCGTGTCAGCCGCTGAACGTGTCCGCGTTCTCAGCCGTGACCACCTTCACCGGCACCTTGACCGTCTTCTGGACCTTTTCGCCGTTCGCGGCCTTGACCGCGTTCTGCACCGCGAGCTTGCCGAGTTCCTTCGGCTGCTGTGCGACGGACGCGTACAGGGTGCCGTCCTTGACCGCCGTGAGGCCGTCCGGCGTGCCGTCGAAGCCGATCACCGCGACTGACGTGCCGGCCCTGCTGCCCAGTGCCTTGATCGCGCCGAGTGCCATCTCGTCGTTCTCGGCGAAGACGCCGGTCACGTCGGGGTGCGCCTGGAGGAGGTTGGTCATGACGTCCAAGCCCTTGGTGCGGTCGAAGTCCGCGGGTTGCTTGGCGAGGATCTCGATGCCCGGGTAGGCCTTGAGGCCCTCGGTGAAGCCCTGGCCGCGTTCACGGCTGGCGGATGTTCCCGCGGTGCCCTGCAGGATGACGATCTTCCCCTTGCCGCCCAACTTCTCGGCCAGGGACTTCGCGGCGAGCTGTCCTCCCTCGATGTTGTCGGAGGCGACGGTGGTGGCGAGGTCGGCGCCGTTGACCGTGCGGTCGGCGGCGACGACCGGTATGCCGGCCTTGCCGGCTGCCTTCACCGACGGCGCGGCAGCATCCGAGTCCACGGGGTTGATGATGATCGACTTCACGTTCTGGCCGGTGAAGTTCTGCAGTTGGTTGGCCTGCTGCGACGCGTCGTTCTGTGCGTCGGTCACTGTCAGGGCGACGCCCTCGGCCTTGGCCTCCGCTTCGGCGCCCTTCTTGAGCTGCACGAAGAACGGGTTGTTGAGTGTCGATAGCGACATGCCGATCTTGGTGGCGCCGGAACCGCTGTCTCCGGAGGCTGAGTTGCAGGCGGTGGCGGTGAGAGCGAGGGCTGCGACGGTTGCGGCGACGACGGCGAGATTCTTCGTACCCATGGTTGCTTCCTTGCAGTGGGCGGGGCGGGGATCGGGGGGAGTTCAGGAGGCGCGGCGGCGCAGCGTGTCCAGCAGGACGGCGAGCGCGATGACCGCGCCGATGACGACCTGCTGCCAGAACGCGGAAACGGACAGCAGATTGAGGCCGTTGCGCAGTACGGCCAGGATGAGGGCGCCGATGAAGGTACCCGAGGCCCTGCCGAGGCCGCCGGAGAGGCTGGCGCCACCGATGACGACAGCGGCGATGGCGTCGAGTTCGTACCCGAGGGCGGCCTGTGGCTGCGCGGAGACCAGGCGGGAGGCG contains:
- the rbsD gene encoding D-ribose pyranase, giving the protein MKKAGILNRHLSGALAELGHSDEVLVCDAGMPIPDGPRVVDLAFRAGVPSFAEVLDGLLSELVIEGATAATEIRDANPAASALLTGCFPDLALVPHERLKELSAGARLVVRTGEAQPYANVLLRCGVFF
- a CDS encoding ribokinase → MYDYDLLVVGSANADLVIGIERRPGVGETVLGSDLAVHPGGKGANQAVAAARLGARTALLARVGDDAYGQLLLDSQRAAGVDTAGVLVGGEPTGVALITVDSSGDNSIVVSPGANRRLMPKDIRAAAGLFRVARVVSAQLEIPLEAVVEVIRNLAPGSRFVFNPSPPRPLLAEILVACDPLIVNEHEAKVILGDTYASVEPEDWARALLAMGPKSVVVTLGSRGALAASSAGVQRIPSVKVKAVDTTGAGDSFTAALAWKLSADATLAEAAAYAARVGAAAVTKRGAQESFPTAQEVAAL
- a CDS encoding adenylate kinase, which translates into the protein MPKIALFGAPATGKSTLARWLSAELDQPHTDLDDLLFTPNGPLPLEEFRRQAGEITRTDGWIVEGNFSKLADVVWHRADILVWLDFPLPLILYRIIRRSLRQLSGREDSAQARRLTWSKAFFARRSLLRNAIRKYRANRPRYVRQVAETAELGVQVVRLRGPRDVRRWKEQTAKGPAESH